Proteins from a genomic interval of Kitasatospora kifunensis:
- a CDS encoding GNAT family N-acetyltransferase produces MTSTDHDLLARLERYYDAVPRTAARTEAFGPLTLFVREGAGWPYYARPALPGRAPVTEADVRRVLARQRELGIPEAFEWVAETSPTLRAAAERAGLVVHEHPLMVLAPEAPTPGVPEPDGTRVRIVGPEDPALPSALAVPHLAFAEPGTRVGSAGPTELAAAIRERAGDVDRMAARIRTGLSTVAAAVRDGWALCAGQYLPVGEVAEIAGLGTLPTARRQGLALAVTAALVADARAAGVRTVFLSAGDADVARIYARLGFRTVGTALIAEPATA; encoded by the coding sequence GTGACTTCCACCGATCATGACCTGCTGGCCCGCCTGGAGCGCTACTACGACGCCGTGCCACGCACAGCCGCCCGCACCGAGGCGTTCGGGCCACTGACCCTCTTCGTCCGCGAGGGTGCGGGCTGGCCCTACTACGCCCGCCCCGCGCTGCCCGGCAGGGCGCCGGTGACCGAGGCCGACGTGCGCCGAGTGCTGGCCCGCCAGCGGGAGTTGGGTATCCCCGAGGCTTTCGAGTGGGTGGCCGAGACCTCGCCCACCCTGCGCGCGGCCGCCGAGCGGGCCGGCCTCGTCGTGCACGAGCACCCGCTGATGGTGCTCGCCCCGGAGGCCCCGACCCCCGGCGTGCCCGAGCCGGACGGCACCCGGGTGCGGATCGTCGGCCCCGAGGACCCGGCCCTGCCGAGCGCGCTGGCCGTCCCCCACCTGGCCTTCGCCGAACCCGGCACCCGCGTCGGCTCGGCAGGCCCCACCGAGCTCGCCGCCGCGATCCGCGAGCGCGCCGGCGACGTCGACCGGATGGCCGCTCGCATCCGGACCGGCCTGAGCACGGTGGCGGCCGCCGTCCGGGACGGCTGGGCCCTCTGTGCCGGCCAGTACCTACCGGTGGGCGAGGTGGCCGAGATCGCCGGCCTCGGTACCCTGCCGACCGCCCGCCGCCAGGGCCTGGCCCTGGCCGTCACCGCCGCCCTGGTCGCCGACGCCCGCGCGGCCGGTGTGCGGACCGTCTTCCTCTCGGCGGGCGACGCCGACGTCGCCCGGATCTACGCCCGCCTCGGCTTCCGCACCGTGGGTACCGCGCTGATCGCCGAGCCGGCCACCGCTTGA
- a CDS encoding MarC family protein: protein MSVLNLSSAFITFFAVVGPPKVLLAYAQLSRTRTLPELRRLLAVSSALALLVGVVMAFSADAITNFFHVSDESLQLAGGVIFFLYAVGLVLGVHFGGTSEDEEAGLANPLAEGVRELLLPYVASPLAMTAVLVESLTKENWGWRCTVAGAYAAVVAINTVCVLVLAPLLRRTHQTSLEVLSRLLGLLLAAVGVELFLNGLHGLGVPLQSSSGH, encoded by the coding sequence ATGTCGGTCCTCAATCTGAGCAGTGCGTTCATCACCTTCTTCGCCGTGGTCGGCCCGCCCAAGGTGCTGCTGGCCTACGCCCAGCTGAGCCGTACCCGCACCCTGCCGGAGTTGCGCCGGCTGCTGGCGGTCAGCTCGGCGCTGGCGCTGCTGGTCGGGGTGGTGATGGCGTTCAGCGCGGATGCGATCACCAACTTCTTCCACGTCAGCGACGAGTCGCTGCAGCTGGCCGGCGGGGTGATCTTCTTCCTCTACGCGGTCGGCCTGGTGCTCGGCGTGCACTTCGGCGGCACGAGCGAGGACGAGGAGGCCGGACTGGCCAACCCGCTGGCCGAGGGGGTGCGCGAGCTGCTGCTGCCGTACGTGGCGAGCCCGCTGGCCATGACGGCCGTGCTGGTGGAGTCGCTCACCAAGGAGAACTGGGGCTGGCGGTGCACGGTGGCCGGCGCTTACGCGGCGGTGGTGGCGATCAACACCGTGTGCGTGCTGGTGCTGGCGCCGCTGCTGCGGCGCACCCACCAGACCTCACTGGAGGTGCTCTCCCGGCTGCTCGGGCTGCTGCTGGCGGCGGTCGGCGTGGAGTTGTTCCTGAACGGGCTGCACGGACTGGGCGTGCCGCTGCAGAGTTCCAGCGGGCACTGA
- a CDS encoding Lrp/AsnC family transcriptional regulator — translation MQTETTDPATLLDPLDRRLVCALQVDGRAEPGLLAQVLGVSVRTVTRRLARLRETGALRVVLLPRAADEAVGALLLRVRVLRGRVAAVADALVARSDIPFVDLMLGGQEISAVLVTDQPGRDQLLYRQLPGTDAVVDTTVYAVLHLFADAAQWRAGLLTPTEAAALTPAALTTPADPAPATALPPVELDRLDRALLGELAEDARRSAAALAQAVDAPESTVRRRLRRLAAAGLLRTHATVDPRLLGMTVDANLWLAVPPGRLAAAGRALAAHPQVHGVVATSGPHNLMAAVFCPDYEALYRFTTEVIGPLGADRVETAIVGRAVKRAGVRLTRIAATNLGAQVS, via the coding sequence ATGCAGACCGAAACGACGGATCCGGCCACCCTGCTCGACCCGCTGGACCGCCGACTGGTCTGCGCCCTGCAGGTGGACGGTCGGGCCGAACCGGGCCTGCTCGCGCAGGTGCTCGGCGTCTCGGTGCGTACCGTGACCCGGCGGCTGGCGCGGCTGCGCGAGACCGGGGCGCTGCGGGTGGTGTTGCTGCCGCGGGCCGCGGACGAGGCGGTGGGCGCGCTGCTGCTACGGGTGCGGGTGCTGCGCGGGCGGGTGGCCGCGGTGGCGGACGCGCTGGTGGCCAGGTCGGACATCCCGTTCGTCGACCTGATGCTCGGCGGCCAGGAGATCAGCGCGGTCCTGGTCACCGACCAGCCAGGGCGCGACCAACTGCTCTACCGCCAACTGCCGGGCACCGACGCGGTGGTGGACACCACGGTCTACGCGGTCCTGCACCTGTTCGCGGACGCCGCGCAGTGGCGGGCGGGACTGCTGACCCCTACGGAGGCGGCCGCGCTGACCCCCGCCGCGTTGACCACCCCCGCCGACCCGGCTCCCGCGACCGCGCTGCCGCCGGTGGAGCTGGACAGGCTGGATCGGGCGCTGCTGGGAGAGTTGGCCGAGGACGCGCGCCGCTCGGCGGCCGCGCTGGCCCAGGCCGTCGACGCGCCGGAGTCCACGGTGCGCCGACGGCTGCGCCGACTGGCAGCGGCGGGCCTGCTGCGCACCCACGCGACCGTCGACCCGCGCCTGCTCGGTATGACGGTGGACGCCAACCTCTGGCTCGCGGTGCCGCCCGGGCGGCTGGCGGCGGCGGGCCGGGCGCTCGCCGCACACCCGCAGGTGCACGGCGTGGTGGCCACCAGCGGGCCGCACAACCTGATGGCCGCCGTCTTCTGCCCCGACTACGAGGCGCTCTACCGCTTCACCACCGAGGTGATCGGCCCGCTGGGCGCGGACCGGGTGGAGACCGCGATCGTGGGGCGCGCCGTGAAGCGAGCCGGTGTTCGGCTCACCAGAATCGCCGCCACCAACCTTGGCGCCCAGGTGTCCTGA
- the kynU gene encoding kynureninase, translating to MRNSQVQIPTSREQCLALDAADPLAPFRTQYTLPANGVYLDGNSLGVLPVRTPEIVRRTVEEEWGQDLITSWNKHGWTELPFVLGDRIAPLIGAGPAEVVVCDSVSVNLFKVLTAALRLRSGRRTVLGERDSFPTDLYIAEGVTGLFEGARSVLLPSLDSADDLDAHLDEGVAAVVLSQVDYRTGRLLDMGAITAKVHAAGALMIWDLCHSAGALPIELTTHQVDFAVGCTYKYLNAGPCAPSFLYAAPRHHAAVEQPLTGWFGHAAPFAFESGYRPAEGIGQFLTSFPPLLALAGLRATLEIWEDVDLAQLRAKSLALTGLFIEQCADLEVVTPRQEKLRGSQVAIRHQDGFPVVQALIERGVIGDFRAPDLMRFGFTPLYVSYTEVWDAAQALREVLASGEWQAERFATRGAVT from the coding sequence GTGAGAAACAGCCAGGTGCAGATCCCCACCTCCCGCGAGCAGTGCCTGGCCCTGGACGCCGCCGATCCGCTGGCCCCGTTCCGCACGCAGTACACGCTGCCGGCCAACGGGGTCTACCTGGACGGCAATTCGCTCGGTGTACTGCCGGTCCGCACCCCCGAGATCGTCCGCCGGACGGTCGAGGAGGAGTGGGGCCAGGATCTGATCACCAGTTGGAACAAGCACGGCTGGACCGAACTGCCGTTCGTGCTGGGCGACCGGATCGCACCGCTGATCGGCGCCGGACCGGCCGAGGTGGTGGTCTGCGACAGCGTCTCGGTCAACCTCTTCAAGGTGCTGACGGCCGCGCTGCGACTGCGGTCAGGACGGCGCACGGTGCTCGGCGAGCGGGACTCCTTCCCCACCGACCTGTACATCGCCGAGGGGGTCACCGGCCTCTTCGAGGGCGCGCGCAGCGTGCTGCTGCCCTCGCTGGACTCCGCGGACGACCTGGACGCCCACCTGGACGAAGGGGTGGCCGCCGTGGTCCTCTCCCAGGTGGACTACCGCACCGGACGGCTGCTCGACATGGGCGCGATCACCGCCAAGGTGCACGCGGCCGGTGCGCTGATGATCTGGGACCTGTGCCACTCGGCAGGCGCGCTGCCCATCGAACTGACCACCCACCAGGTGGACTTCGCCGTCGGCTGCACCTACAAGTACCTGAACGCCGGGCCGTGCGCGCCCAGTTTCCTGTACGCCGCGCCACGCCACCACGCCGCCGTCGAACAGCCGCTCACCGGGTGGTTCGGACACGCCGCGCCGTTCGCCTTCGAGAGCGGCTACCGACCCGCCGAGGGGATCGGGCAGTTCCTCACCAGCTTCCCGCCACTGCTGGCACTGGCCGGACTGCGGGCCACCCTGGAGATCTGGGAGGACGTCGACCTGGCACAACTGCGGGCCAAGAGCCTGGCGTTGACCGGACTCTTCATCGAACAGTGCGCCGATCTCGAGGTGGTGACGCCGCGTCAGGAGAAGCTGCGCGGCAGCCAGGTGGCGATCCGGCACCAGGACGGGTTCCCCGTGGTGCAGGCGCTGATCGAGCGCGGAGTGATCGGCGACTTCCGGGCGCCGGACCTGATGCGGTTCGGCTTCACTCCGCTGTACGTGTCGTACACCGAGGTGTGGGACGCGGCCCAGGCGCTGCGCGAGGTGTTGGCGAGCGGTGAGTGGCAGGCCGAGCGGTTCGCCACCCGGGGCGCGGTGACCTGA
- a CDS encoding histidine phosphatase family protein: MTASATRYLYLARHGEALPEQSGPGQSGPGLSENGRRQAVLLGRRLRDVPLAAVHHGPLPRAAQTARLVGEQLGAVPLRVDEAAGDYLPCVPGRAELPADSADLLLDFLGEVSQAEREHGAALAAEAIARFTGPVAGEVDRHELVVTHAFLVGWLVRHALDAPDWRWLGHNSANAALTVIRYAPGRPATVITVNDQRHLPTELRWTGFPPEWQI; this comes from the coding sequence GTGACTGCCAGCGCCACCCGCTATCTCTATCTCGCCCGACACGGCGAGGCGCTGCCGGAGCAGAGCGGGCCCGGGCAGAGCGGGCCTGGCCTGTCCGAGAACGGGCGGCGCCAGGCGGTGCTGCTCGGGCGGCGGCTGCGGGACGTGCCGCTGGCCGCGGTGCACCACGGTCCACTGCCGCGGGCGGCGCAGACCGCGCGGCTGGTCGGCGAGCAGTTGGGCGCCGTCCCGTTGCGGGTGGACGAGGCGGCCGGCGACTACCTGCCCTGCGTGCCGGGCCGGGCGGAGTTGCCGGCGGACAGCGCCGACCTCCTGCTCGACTTCCTCGGCGAGGTGTCGCAGGCGGAGCGCGAGCACGGCGCGGCCCTGGCGGCGGAGGCGATAGCCCGCTTCACCGGTCCGGTGGCGGGCGAGGTGGACCGGCACGAACTGGTGGTCACCCACGCCTTCCTGGTCGGCTGGCTGGTCCGGCACGCGCTGGACGCGCCCGACTGGCGCTGGCTCGGCCACAACAGCGCCAACGCCGCGCTGACCGTCATCCGCTACGCGCCCGGCCGCCCCGCCACCGTGATCACCGTCAACGACCAGCGGCACCTGCCGACCGAGCTGCGCTGGACCGGGTTCCCGCCGGAGTGGCAGATCTAG
- a CDS encoding choice-of-anchor A family protein produces MRHAIKAALLAATTVTGVVIALPGASAVPFPTPLGPCGGPDCPATYPPVGNGNFTGRDSNINIFTGGNYRVTGRAAEAEGRIVTLGNLTVDKNGGGNFNMGVVGVGSRVPPPTGTDFVAVGGNVNVLPGNTVLIGGSDATTTVWGNLRYGGNSGGSISLVPNGQQIHDPSVESTFAPLRTTIESFSTCAAAATATGTVTVTNFDATFTGDGTSARQVFNVTQSLGTATRAIDLKFSNIPAGATVIVNMLGSDTLINTNTGTGLPGDQLTTLGPKLLWNFPTATVSEIKGGAQFQGSVLAGNPSGTMTLAEPGMNGRIYLAGNLVQTGTGGYELHSYPFNGDLPDCSSPTPTPTPTPTPTPTPTPTPTPTPTPTPTPTPTPTPTPSPTPTPTPTPTPTPTPTPTPTPTVTPTSKPTPSPTPTPTPSPSHDHGHGPHPVPSRSGQLPTTGQSETVPLLGLTGMLLLTGAGALLLGNRRRRGRHS; encoded by the coding sequence ATGAGACACGCGATCAAGGCCGCGCTGCTGGCGGCGACCACGGTGACCGGAGTGGTGATCGCGCTGCCCGGCGCGTCCGCCGTACCGTTCCCGACACCGCTCGGACCGTGCGGCGGACCGGACTGCCCGGCGACCTACCCGCCGGTCGGCAACGGCAACTTCACCGGGCGGGACTCCAATATCAACATCTTCACCGGCGGCAACTACCGGGTGACCGGGCGGGCGGCCGAGGCCGAGGGCCGGATCGTCACGCTCGGCAACCTCACGGTGGACAAGAACGGTGGGGGCAACTTCAACATGGGCGTGGTCGGCGTCGGCTCCCGGGTCCCGCCGCCCACCGGCACGGATTTCGTCGCGGTCGGCGGCAACGTCAACGTGCTGCCCGGCAACACGGTGCTGATCGGCGGCTCGGACGCCACGACCACCGTTTGGGGCAATCTGCGCTACGGCGGCAACAGCGGCGGCTCGATCAGCCTGGTCCCGAACGGCCAGCAGATCCACGACCCTTCGGTGGAGAGCACCTTCGCCCCGCTGCGGACCACCATCGAGTCCTTCTCCACCTGCGCGGCCGCCGCGACCGCGACCGGCACGGTGACGGTCACCAACTTCGACGCCACCTTCACCGGCGACGGCACCAGCGCCCGCCAGGTCTTCAACGTGACGCAGAGCCTGGGGACGGCCACCCGGGCGATCGACCTGAAGTTCAGCAACATCCCGGCCGGCGCGACCGTGATCGTCAACATGCTGGGATCCGACACGCTGATCAACACCAACACGGGGACCGGGCTCCCGGGCGATCAGTTGACCACCCTGGGGCCCAAACTGCTGTGGAACTTCCCGACCGCGACCGTGTCGGAGATCAAGGGCGGCGCGCAGTTCCAGGGCTCGGTCCTGGCGGGCAACCCGTCCGGGACCATGACGCTCGCCGAGCCCGGTATGAACGGGCGGATCTACCTGGCCGGCAACCTGGTCCAGACGGGCACCGGCGGCTACGAGCTGCACAGCTACCCGTTCAACGGTGACCTGCCGGACTGCTCCTCGCCGACGCCGACGCCTACCCCGACCCCCACGCCTACCCCGACCCCCACGCCTACCCCGACCCCGACGCCTACCCCGACCCCGACGCCGACGCCGACGCCGACGCCGACCCCCTCGCCGACCCCCACCCCCACGCCCACGCCCACGCCGACTCCCACCCCAACTCCCACCCCCACGCCGACGGTCACCCCCACGTCGAAGCCCACCCCCAGCCCCACCCCCACCCCCACCCCCAGCCCGTCCCACGATCACGGCCACGGCCCGCACCCCGTGCCGAGCCGGTCCGGTCAGCTGCCGACCACCGGCCAGAGCGAGACCGTTCCGCTGCTCGGTCTGACCGGGATGCTGCTGCTGACCGGTGCCGGTGCGCTGCTGCTCGGCAACCGTCGTCGCCGCGGCCGCCACAGCTGA
- a CDS encoding uridine kinase: MRLHPISWPRLTAELADRVERLTPADGGAWPRVLIDGAPAARPERLAADLAEELRLRGRAVRRVRSRAFLRPASIRLEYGHQDADAYLDLWLDSNALFREVFAPLDPGGNGRVLPDLRDPDTDRSTRSPYVELAPGTVLLLDGPLLLGRWFPFDLTVHLRMSEAALRRRTPPQEQWTLPAFARYQEEVHPDEAADILVRADDPERPAWNQPPP; the protein is encoded by the coding sequence ATTCGCCTGCACCCGATCAGCTGGCCCCGGCTCACCGCCGAGCTCGCCGACCGCGTCGAGCGGCTGACCCCGGCGGACGGCGGCGCCTGGCCCCGGGTGCTGATCGACGGCGCGCCGGCGGCCCGGCCCGAGCGGCTGGCCGCCGACCTGGCCGAGGAGCTGCGGCTGCGCGGTCGAGCCGTGCGGCGAGTGCGCTCGCGCGCCTTCCTGCGCCCGGCCTCGATCCGCCTGGAGTACGGGCACCAGGACGCCGACGCCTATCTCGACCTCTGGCTCGACAGCAACGCGCTCTTCCGCGAGGTGTTCGCACCGCTGGACCCGGGCGGCAACGGGCGCGTGCTGCCGGACCTGCGGGACCCGGACACCGACCGCTCCACCCGCAGCCCGTACGTCGAACTGGCCCCGGGCACCGTGCTGTTGCTGGACGGTCCACTGCTGCTCGGGCGGTGGTTCCCGTTCGACCTGACGGTCCATCTGCGAATGTCCGAGGCCGCCCTGCGCCGCCGCACCCCGCCGCAGGAGCAGTGGACGCTGCCGGCCTTCGCCCGCTACCAGGAGGAGGTCCATCCGGACGAGGCGGCCGACATCCTGGTCCGGGCGGACGACCCCGAGCGCCCGGCCTGGAACCAACCTCCGCCCTAG
- a CDS encoding tryptophan 2,3-dioxygenase, which produces MAPSTVQTPNLAFDPEREGAVADLRSSGATPYERYVKLDVLHTLQQPRSTVDAELSFIITTQVMELLFDLLTHEWTLTQQALRADDLPGAVAALRRGTHVQDVLNNSWDLLATLTPVEFSAFRPVLGEASGFQSSTYLRLEFMLGNKSERLLEMYQGAPKVHGELSDALARPSLYDDVLALLARRGLTGEPAVTRERYEASEEVQAAWHAVYTDPALSELVVLAETLLDTAERVTRWRQRHYASVKRSMGAKPGTAGSSGLSWLKTAADQDVFPELWTVRGEL; this is translated from the coding sequence ATGGCCCCGTCCACCGTCCAGACACCCAACCTGGCTTTCGACCCGGAGCGTGAGGGGGCGGTCGCGGACCTGCGGAGCAGCGGCGCCACCCCCTATGAGCGGTACGTCAAGCTCGACGTCCTGCACACCCTGCAGCAGCCGCGCAGCACGGTCGACGCCGAACTGTCGTTCATCATCACCACCCAGGTGATGGAGCTGCTCTTCGACCTGTTGACGCACGAATGGACGCTCACCCAGCAGGCGCTGCGGGCGGACGACCTGCCCGGCGCGGTGGCGGCGCTGCGCCGCGGGACCCACGTCCAGGACGTGCTGAACAACTCCTGGGACCTGCTGGCCACCCTCACGCCCGTCGAGTTCAGCGCGTTCCGGCCGGTACTCGGCGAGGCCTCCGGCTTCCAGTCCTCGACCTATCTGCGGCTGGAGTTCATGCTCGGCAACAAGTCCGAGCGGCTGCTGGAGATGTACCAGGGCGCACCCAAGGTGCACGGCGAACTGTCCGACGCGCTGGCCCGGCCCAGCCTGTACGACGACGTGCTGGCCCTGCTGGCCCGCCGCGGGCTGACCGGCGAGCCGGCGGTGACGCGCGAACGCTACGAGGCCAGCGAGGAGGTCCAGGCCGCCTGGCACGCCGTCTACACCGACCCCGCCCTGAGCGAACTGGTCGTACTGGCCGAGACGCTGCTGGATACGGCCGAGCGGGTCACCAGGTGGCGGCAGCGCCACTACGCTTCGGTGAAGCGGTCGATGGGCGCCAAGCCCGGCACGGCCGGTTCCAGCGGCCTGAGCTGGCTCAAGACGGCCGCCGACCAGGATGTCTTTCCGGAACTGTGGACCGTGCGAGGAGAGTTGTGA
- a CDS encoding zinc-binding dehydrogenase has product MRAVWLKQFGDPSVLVPGEAPDPVPGPGQVLVDVAYANITFVETQFRATGLGPFRAEPPLIPGNGVGGTVSALGPDVDPQLLGRRVVTGTGGSGGYAERVAVPAEGLFAVPDGLALDDAVALLADGRTAVMQLRAAEVKAGDRVLVEAAAGGVGSLLVQLAKAAGAQVVAVAGGERKLALARELGADLAFDYREDAWAQLVHQEVGPLDVVFDGVGGAVGRAAFELLAPGGRMDSYGLASGEWAAIPDSLAAAREVRLVSADRSPEHLRACTEHALAEAAAGRLRPVIGQRFPLELAADAHVAIESRATLGKTLLETAS; this is encoded by the coding sequence ATGCGTGCCGTCTGGCTGAAGCAGTTCGGTGACCCGTCCGTCCTCGTCCCCGGCGAGGCGCCCGACCCCGTCCCGGGGCCAGGACAGGTCCTGGTCGACGTCGCCTACGCGAACATCACCTTCGTCGAGACGCAGTTCCGCGCCACCGGCCTGGGCCCCTTCCGTGCCGAGCCGCCGCTGATCCCGGGCAACGGGGTGGGCGGCACGGTCAGCGCGCTCGGCCCCGACGTCGACCCGCAGCTGCTCGGGCGGCGGGTGGTGACGGGGACCGGGGGCTCGGGTGGGTACGCCGAGCGGGTCGCGGTACCGGCCGAGGGGCTGTTCGCGGTGCCGGACGGCCTCGCGCTGGACGACGCGGTCGCGCTGCTCGCCGACGGGCGTACCGCCGTGATGCAGTTGCGGGCCGCCGAGGTCAAGGCCGGGGACCGGGTGCTGGTGGAGGCGGCGGCGGGCGGGGTCGGCAGCCTGCTGGTGCAGCTGGCCAAGGCGGCCGGGGCGCAGGTGGTGGCCGTCGCGGGTGGTGAGCGCAAGCTGGCGCTGGCCCGTGAGCTGGGCGCGGACCTCGCCTTCGACTACCGCGAAGATGCCTGGGCCCAGCTGGTGCACCAGGAAGTCGGCCCACTCGACGTTGTGTTCGACGGCGTCGGCGGTGCCGTGGGCCGGGCCGCCTTCGAACTGCTCGCCCCCGGCGGCCGGATGGACAGCTACGGCCTGGCCAGCGGCGAGTGGGCCGCGATCCCCGACTCCTTGGCCGCCGCCCGCGAGGTGCGCCTGGTCAGCGCCGACCGCAGCCCGGAGCACCTGCGGGCCTGCACCGAGCACGCGCTCGCCGAGGCCGCCGCCGGCCGGCTGCGCCCGGTGATCGGCCAGCGCTTCCCGCTGGAGCTGGCCGCCGACGCGCACGTGGCCATCGAGTCCCGGGCCACGCTCGGCAAGACCCTGCTGGAGACCGCGAGTTGA
- a CDS encoding Lrp/AsnC family transcriptional regulator, with amino-acid sequence MDALDRRLLAELQADARLSYNELSRRVSLSAPAVAERVRRLEADGVIDGYHAHVDLTRAGLPITALVQVQCYGTRCVLRDPAVATWPEVLQLYRVTGGACCVLLVAVPEMARFEELIDRLGGYGQPSTSMILSTPVPWRPVTAP; translated from the coding sequence TTGGACGCCCTTGATCGCCGTCTGCTCGCCGAACTGCAGGCCGACGCACGGCTCTCGTACAACGAATTGTCCCGCCGGGTCAGCCTCTCGGCACCGGCTGTCGCCGAGCGGGTGCGCCGACTGGAGGCGGACGGCGTGATCGACGGCTACCACGCGCACGTGGACCTGACCAGGGCCGGGCTGCCGATCACCGCGCTGGTGCAGGTGCAGTGCTACGGCACCCGCTGCGTGCTGCGCGATCCGGCGGTGGCGACCTGGCCCGAGGTGCTCCAGCTGTACCGGGTGACCGGCGGAGCCTGCTGCGTGCTGCTGGTGGCGGTGCCGGAGATGGCCCGGTTCGAGGAGCTGATCGACCGGCTGGGCGGCTACGGACAGCCGTCGACCTCGATGATCCTCTCCACCCCGGTGCCCTGGCGCCCGGTCACCGCGCCCTGA
- a CDS encoding inositol monophosphatase family protein, with protein MTQLITEVEAVVREVGARLAGQQGTEPTAARTRDEAFAAFRELDQPATELLRERLGPLRPQAGWLDDELDSALPADGEWWSCDATDGAVQYLLGLPHWAVTATLLREGEAVLAVVHAPRLDACYTAVRGAGARLNGCQIRPSERELNAAVVATSHPPTITEDPAALRRVGATTSAVIGAGVLAVRNLGPTALQVAQVGSGHLDAFWECGLDAPNLLPGALIAAEAGAKVTDHAGEPWRPSTSTGFLAAPMSQHEALVRVLSAAI; from the coding sequence ATGACACAGCTGATCACCGAGGTCGAGGCGGTCGTGCGCGAGGTGGGCGCCCGGCTGGCCGGGCAGCAGGGCACCGAGCCGACCGCGGCGCGCACCCGGGACGAGGCGTTCGCCGCGTTCCGCGAGCTGGACCAGCCCGCCACCGAGCTGCTGCGGGAGCGACTGGGCCCGCTGCGCCCGCAGGCCGGCTGGCTGGACGACGAGCTGGACAGCGCGCTGCCCGCTGACGGCGAGTGGTGGAGCTGCGACGCCACCGACGGCGCCGTGCAGTACCTGCTGGGCCTGCCGCACTGGGCGGTCACCGCGACCCTGCTGCGCGAGGGCGAGGCGGTGCTCGCGGTGGTTCACGCGCCGCGTCTGGATGCCTGCTACACCGCCGTACGCGGCGCCGGCGCCCGGCTGAACGGATGTCAGATCAGGCCGTCCGAGCGTGAGTTGAACGCTGCCGTGGTCGCCACCAGTCACCCGCCGACGATCACCGAGGACCCGGCGGCACTGCGCCGAGTCGGCGCGACGACCTCCGCCGTGATCGGTGCCGGGGTGCTCGCGGTGCGCAACCTCGGGCCGACCGCCCTGCAGGTGGCCCAGGTCGGCTCCGGCCACCTGGACGCGTTCTGGGAGTGCGGCCTGGACGCGCCCAACCTGCTGCCGGGGGCACTGATCGCCGCCGAGGCCGGGGCCAAGGTCACCGATCACGCGGGCGAGCCGTGGCGGCCGTCCACCTCGACCGGGTTCCTCGCGGCACCGATGAGCCAGCACGAGGCACTGGTGCGGGTGCTCAGCGCCGCAATCTGA